The DNA window catcctctttcgtccccttctcctcctgccttcaatctttcccagcatcagggtcttttccaacgagtcagttcttcacatcaggtggccaaagtgttggagtttcagcttcagcatcagtcattccaatgaatattcaggactgatctcctttaggatggactggctggatctccttgcagtccaagggactctcaagagtcttctccaacaccacagttcaaatgcatcaattctttggggctcagctttctttatggtccaactctcacatccatacatgaccactagaaaaaccatagccttgactaaaaggacctttgttggcaaagtaatgtctctgcttttctatatgctgtctaggttggtcatagcttttccaaggagcaagtatcttttaattttatggctgcagtcaccatctgcatagaaatatcaaataattaGGAAGGGTGAAACAAAGCCTCACATTTCAaggacatgactttcacttttcactttcatgcattggagaaggaaatggcaacccactccggtgttcttgcctggagaatcccagggacggcgaagcctggtgagctgccatctatggggtcgcacagagttggacacgactgaagtgacttagcagtagcagtcaccatctgcagtgattttggagccattaagtgacaggaccagatgcaatgatcttggttttttgaatgttgagttttaagacagctttttcactctcctctttcacgttcatcaagaggttctttagttcttctttgctttctgccataagggtggtgtcatctgcatatctgaggttattgatatttcttccagcaatcttgattccagcttgtgcctcatccagcccagcatttctcatgatatactctgcatataaattaaataagcagagtgacaatatacaggcttgacgtactcccaatttggaaccagtctgttgttccatgtccggttctaactgttgcttcttgacctgcgtacagatttctcaggagacaggtcaggtgtctggtatgcccatatctttaagaatttcccacaatttgttgtgatccacacagtcaagggctttggtgtagtcaataaagcagaagtaggtgtttttctggaactctcttgcttttttgatgatccagtggatgttggcaatttgatctctagttctctgccttttctaaatctagcttgaccatctggaagttcacagttcatgtactgttgaggcctggcttggagaattttgagcattactttgctgacatgtgcgatgagtgcaattgtgggttagtttgagcattctttggcattgcctttctttgggattggaatgaaagctgacctttcccagtcctgtggccactgctgagttttccacatttgctggcatactgagttcagcactttcacagcatcatcttttaggatttgaaatagctcacctgaaattccatcacctccactagctttgtttgtagtgatgcttcctaaggcctacttgactttgcattccaggatgtctggctctaggtgagtgatcaccccattgtgattatctgggtcatgaagatcgtttttgtgtagttcttctgtgtattcttgccacctcttcttaacatcttctgcgtCTTTATatgtctataccatttctgtcctttatcgagcccatctttgcatgaaatgttcccttggtatctctaattttcttgaagcgatctctagtctttcccattctattgttttcctctatttctttgcattgatcactgaggaaggctttcttatgtctccttgctattctttggaattctgcattcagatgggtatatctttccttttctcctttgcctttagcttctcttcttttcacagctatttgtaaggcctcctcagacagccatttttccttcttgcatttcttttttttgaggatggtcttgatcactgtctgctgtacagtgtcatgaacgtctgtccatagttcttcaggcactctatctatcagatctaatcccttgaatctatttctcacttacattgtataattgtaagggatttgatttaggtcttacctgaatggtctagtgattttccctacttttttcaatttaagtctgaatttggcaataaggagttcatgatctgagccacagttagctctcggtcttgtttttgctgactgtatagagcttcttgatctttggctacaaagaatataatcagtctgatttcggtattgaccatctggtgatgtccatgtgtagagccttctcttgtgttgttggaagagggtgtttgctatgaccagtgcattctcctggcaaaactctgttagcctttgccctgcttcattctgttctccaaggccaaatttgcctgttactccaggtatctcttggccTCCcgcttttgcattctagtcccctgtgatgaaaacgacatctttttggggtgttaattctagaaggtcttgtagattttcatagaactgttcaacttcagcttcttcagcattactggttggggcatagatttggattattgtgatactgaGTGCTTTGCactggagacgaacagagatcattctatcacttttgagattgcatccaagtactgcgttttggactcttGGTGACTCtaatggctactccatctcttataagggattcttgcccacagtagtagatataatggtcatctgaattaaattctcccattcaagtccattttagttcactgattcctaaaatgctgatgttcattcttgcctcctcctgtttgaccgcttccagtttgccttgattcatggacctaacattccatgttcctatgcaatattgctctttacagtgtcGGACCtttcttccatcaccagtcacatccacaactgggtattgtttttgctttggctctgtctcctcagatatgcagatgacaccacccttatggcagaaagtgaagaggaactaaaaagcctcttgatgaaagtgaaagaggagagtgaaaaagttggcttaaagctcaacattcagaaaacgaagatcatggcatctgatcccatcactcatgagaaacagatggggaaacagtggaaacagtgtcagactttattttttgggctccaaaatcactgcagatggtgattgcagccatgaaattaaaagatgcttactccttggaagaaaagttatgaccaacctagatagcatattcaaaagcagagacattactttgccgactaaggtccgtctagtcaaggctatggtttttcctgtggtcatgtatggatgtgagagttggactgtgaagaaggctgagcgccaaagaattgatgcttttgaagtgtggtgttggagaagactcttgagagtcccttggactgcaagaagatccaaccagtccattctgaaggagatcagccctgggatttctttggaaggaatgatgctaaagctgaaactccagtactttggccacctcatgcgaagagttgactcattgggaaagactctgatgctgggagggattgggggcaggaggagaaggggatgacagaggatgagatggctggatggcatcactgattcgatggacgtgagtctgagtgaactccgggagttggtgatggacatggaggcctggcgtgctgcgattcatggggtcgcagggagtcggacacgactgagtgactgaactgaactgaacttcattcttcctggagttatttctccactcctcTCCAGTAGCACagcggcctgctgcaggggcaagGGCTCTGGGTACAGCAGACCTGAGTCACATAgcctgtggcataagccctcttggaggaggtcaccgtTAACCTCACcatagagccactgagcagacaactcacaaactgcagaacaattacaCCAAATAGTGACAGTGACAAGACTCAAAACTTGGTCTTCTGACTTCATCTGGGGATGAAGAAGATAGGAGTACAAGATGTCCTGCTAACTATGTAAGGATTTCTGGTCCTGGAATCAGCTTGGGTCTTGGTCTTTCCTCCATTTAACTGTGACTTTAAGAGAGAGTTTTAATCTAAAACTTGatgcttcatttatttcatcattaAATTATTTAACGTCTTCTTTTACTCTGAAACCTGAGATTCTAGTTTTAGAATCTAGTCTTATCCTGTGCATTAGAAAAGATGATGCTTCAACCTACTGACAGAGCCAGTAACTCACAGCGATGGATGTCTCTAGGACTAACACCTGCCTTGATCCTAGCCCAGGGTTCTTCTTGCCATAGCAGACTGGTGTTAGAGCTGTCATAGAGTGTTTCCTACATGAAATGccctttgaaaatgaaagtcaagtcgctcagtcatgtccaattctttgcaaccctatggactgtagcccgccaggctcctccgttcatgggattttccgggtaagaatactggagtgggttgccatttccttctccaggggatctttccaactcagggattgaactcgggtctcccactttgcagtcAGActctactatctgagccaccaggaaatccctaaagtgaaagtcgttcagtcgtgtccaactctttgggactccatggactatacagtccatggaattctccaggtcagaatactgaagtgggttacctttcccttctccaagggatcttcccaacctagagattgaacccaggtctcctgcgttgcgagagaattctttaccagctgagccacagggaagcccagaactgcCCTTTAAAGGTCACTAAGAAAATATGGTTTAAAATTCACTTGCAGGTGCatcgtgtgctcagtcacgtcggactctttgtgaccccagggactgtaacctgtgagtctcctctgtccatgaaatttttcaagcaagaacactggagtgggtcgccattttttactccaggggatactcctgacccagggattggatatgcacctcttgcatctcctgcattggcaggcagattcgttaccactagcaccacctaggaaatcCTTTATTATGTATAATTGTCTCCTGTGTTCTATTTGATAATAATGGTCCCCACAAGTAATAGGATTTGAGTTAACCTAAGTAGAAGTGTTGCTCAGTTTTATACCTGTCAAAGGAATTTTCTAAAGTCACCTGCTTCATAGGGTCATTGTGAGAACTAAGGACAACAAAGATCACTTAGAACAGTGTCCAGAACACACCACCAACCATGGATGTGATCTCCGACTGTCAGATGGGGGTGTGCTCACCAGATTTCCTCATGGAGTGGCCAGCAGGTGTGTGGTCATGTCTTCGGTGTCAGCTTAGAGAGGTGTAAGTTCCCGCATGAGGGATGCTAAATGCAAGGACCTGATACAGTATCCATGCCAGTGTTGACACGGGCAGAAAGCAGACAGAGGAAGGACAGGCAAATTCATGGACAGGCAGCGAGACTTCTGAAACTGAGCCTTAATCATATTTGCATCTGTTCTGAGAAGAAAATACCTCTTCACCCTCCTCAGATAGCCCACATCCTCGACTTTATCCTCTGTACTCGGGCAGCTGGAGGGACCAATATTATCCAGGACCTTCTAGAACCGCCCTACAGGAAGAGACCTTGAAGTCTGCAGGAGAGATGAGCGGAGAGGACGTGGTTCCAGGACCTCAGGTGGTTGATAAGACAGCCCTCATCTGCAttgttattttattccttttgttccTGGTGGCATTGGTAGGTAATGGCTTAATCATCGCGGCACTGGGCAGCGAGTGGCTGCTGCGGAGAACGTTGTCACCCTGCGATAAGTTATTGGTCAGCCTGGGGACCTCTcgcttctgcctgcaatgggtGGTAATCAGTAAGAACATTTACATTTTCCTGAATCCAGCGACCTTCCTTTATAGCCCTGTGTTCCAGCTCCTGGCCGTTCAGTGGGACTTCTTGAACTCGGCAACACTGTGGTTCTCCACCTGGCTCAGTGTCTTCTACTGTGTGAAAATCGCAACCTTCACCCACCCCGTCTTCCTCTGGCTAAAGCGGAATGTATCTGGGTTGGTTCCTTGGATGCTACTCAGCTCTCTGGGGTTCTCTACCTTTACCACCGTTCTATTTTTCATAGGCAACCAGAGAATGTATCAGAACTATTTAAGGAAGGGTCTGCAATCTTGGAATGTCACTAGGAATGCTGTGAGAACGTATAAGAGGTTCTACCTCTTCCCTTTGAAAATTGTTACCTGGACCGTCCCTACTGTTGTCTTTATTGCGGGCACGGTTTTGCTCATTACATCTCTGGGAAGACACACCAAGAAGGTCTTCTTCTCCATCTCAGGCTTTCACAGTTCCAGTGCCCAGGCACACATCAAGGCCCTCTTGGCTTTTATCTCCTTTGCTAtcttcttcacttcctctttTCTGTCACTGGTTCTCACTGCCTCAGGTATGTTTCCCTTTCGGGAGTTCCGGTTCTGGATATGGCAGATTGTGATTTATCTGGGTACAGCAACCCACCCCATTATTCTTCTCTTAAGTAACCGCAGGCTGAGAGCTCTGCTAGGGAGGGGCTGCTCCTCAGCACATGGGGCATCTTGAATTGCAATTGATGAAAAGCCTCAGATTCTGCTGCAGGAGGCCTGCCTGGATGGAATGAGATGTTGCTTCTTTAAATTTCTTTGCCACATTTAATCACATttaattctctttccttctttgctgTGTTTCATGATTAGAAGAATAACTTCATTGAAATAGGATTAAAGGTGAAATAGAAGGTACTGAAGTAGTGGCCCAGCACCATGGACTTGTATCAACACTAGCAAGGGTGTAGCTGATATAGTTAATGTTCCTTGTGGGACCTGATGTGGCCAAAGAAGCAGGAAACTTTTATTTCCCTGTGACTAAACTCGGTGTTTAAAATTATCCTCCTGGAAACTGAATGCAAGGATTCTGACACATGATTCATTTTTTATCTGTTAAATCACACTGGAGAAGATTTTTGGAACATCAATTTTCCTCTGACTTCATCCTGTAAAACCATGTTTCCTTTTTCAGCCTTAACTGATTTCCAGCCATCTACTGCAATGAAACTCTCTTTCCTTTCATGCAAGAGTTCCTGGTGTCTGAACTCCCTTTACAGAGCATGGCGTaatttgtgcatgtgtgcagcTGTGTGTGTTACCTGGGATTTGTATATTTGCAGATTACCTTTTGAGGACTGCTGATTGTTGGGAGTTTATGATTTATAGTCCAACCGGTTAGACTGCTCTATAAATGATAAGGCTCATGAGCCAGATGTGACTTCTTTTAtgttgctcttcagttcagttcagttcagttcagtcgctcagtcgtctccaactccctgcgaccccatgaatcgcagcacgccaggcctccatgtccatcaccaactcccggagttcattcaggctcatgtccatcgagtcagtgatgccatccagccatctcatcctccgtcatccccttctcctcctgcccccaatccctcccagcatcaaagtcttttccaatgagtcaactcttcgcatgaggtggccaaagtactggagtttcagctttagcatcattcctttcaatcaacaccaggactgatctcctttagaatggactggttggatctccttgcagtccaagggactctcaagagtcttctccaacaccacacttcaaaagcatcaattcttcagtgctcagctttcttcacagtccaactctcacatccatacatgactactgggaaaaacatagccttgactagatggaccttagtcggcaaagtaatgtctctgcttttgaacatgccatctaggttggtcataacttttcttccaaggagtaagcatcttttaatttcatggctgcagtcaccatctgcagtgattttggagcccccaaatatagtctgacacagtttccactgtttccccatctatttctcatgaagtgatgggaccagatgccatgatcttcgttttctgaatgttgagctttaagccaactttttcactctcctctttcactttcatcaagaggctttttagttcttcttcactttctgccataagggtggtgtcattgcatatctgaggtgattgatatttctcctggcaatcttggttccagcttgtgcttcttccagcccagcgtttctcatgatgtactctgcatagaagttaaataagcagggtgacgatatacagccttgatgtactccttttcctgttgggACCTACTAAAACTTGTGACATGGAAAGATTCATCTGTATCTGATACAGATCTAAGAAACGCCTGGCTTGGTTTGGTGAAGCATGTAGACTGCTTTTCTGCTTTCCACAGGTCTTCTCAAACTCTCCTTAAGATCAGTGATCTTTTGAACCATTCAAACTGAGATCCCTCAAAGTCCCTCTGTTTGCTTCAAAATCTCTCAgcctcattttctgtttttcttccctttcccgtCTGTATGAGAAGATAGAAATCggtttttcacttttcaaggcTAATGTTCACACTCTCCTAGCCTCCTTTCTATCTCCTGCTCAATCAAGAATTCCTACTCTACCCATCTTCAAGCTTTTCCTCTTTAttgttctttccttcttcatTAAGTGTGCCCCTTACTCTCttccctaaaaataaaataaatccccTCCATGCTCTTATTGGTTCAAGTGATAAACCTGCTTATTAGTCACTTGCTAAGAgtcccctccccctgctcctccccacccctccgccACAGACACACTCTTCTGATGCTCTTTCTGTTGAAATGTGTTTCTAAAGGACACCCTTTAGAGCTCCTGATCCCTAAATGTGATATCCCCAGCCCCCATTTTCCTGTGTTTCTATAAAATTTGCCCCTCttaataaaaaatgatttcttcaaaaaatctgattaaaatattttacaaaaggtAATACCTGATTTTGGAAGAAggttttaaaacaggaaaatcaGTGTCATCCATAACTGTTTACCCACACATCTTCCTAAAACTCTTTTTCCCCTTGGCCTTTGAGATGCTGCACGAGGTTTTGTCCCCTGCTCTGTGGCtccttttatgtcttcttttctaTCTGCTATTTGTCTGACTCAGTTTTTTCCTTAGCTAGCTCTCTTCCTTCCTGGACATGAATCTTCCCCATTTTCCTTTATGTTCACATCTATTTACATATCAATATCTTCAATTATGACCTTCATGTGAATAATCACCAAAGTCTTGACTGTCTCCAAAACTCTaagcctatgttttcctctgcttGCTGAGCATTTCTATGTGATAGTACCATGAGCACGTCAGACTTAGCAAGTTTGAAACAGCTGtccctttttttcctcctcctctttctttccctctgccaCCCAGTTGAATCTATTTTTTCTATTACTGATATCCAATAAGTCAGACTTACCAACTCTGAGTTAGTTTTCACTCCTCACTCTCCATGGAACACTTCCATCTAATCAGCAACTTGTCTACAATTGGTAACCCAACAATTGTCTGTATTATCTGTTCCTGTCTTCCTGTTCTGGAAGCTCCTTTCTTAGATTAGACTGTCCTCTTCTCCCACCTCGActgcttatatttatttttcaccaCTTACTTTATTACAGTGACTCCCCACCCACCACCAAGTCAAAATACCATTACCAGATTGATCTCTTGACCATTTCACCCTTAGCCTTTTCACCGCCCAGTGCCTATCAGTTGAAACACAGGTTCATAAATTGGCATGCACCACAACGTGGCAACAGTTTTATCTTTGACATGAAGAGATTCATCTGTATTGGATACTTAAGATTTCAGAAAACTCCCGGCTTCCATTCTAGTAGACGCAACCCTATTTTGCAGCAAAATTTGGGTTATCGTTATTCTGAACATGCCTGGAGCTTCCACCATGATGTACTAAATGTGATCTCTTATCCCACATCTACCTGTcaaaattctatttaattttttcccctgtttAACTTTTAAAGGTTCATTGAAATGGCTTCTCTTCTGGGAAGCTTTTCTGGATGTGCCCCCACCTCAAACTTTGATCTCTTTCACCTCGGAGGACACACAAATGaagtgttgctcagttgtgacatGAATTCTGCCTTGTAGTGGTATTATCTGTATATTCATTttatccttgtgtgtgtgtgtttgtgtatgtgtagttcctcagctgtgtctgactctgtgtgaccctttggactgtagcccaccaggctcctttgtccatgggattctctgggcaagaatcctggagtgtgttgccttgccctcctccagggaatcatcctgacccaggaattgaacccgcaactcctgtgtctcctgaattgcaggtggattctttaccctctgagtcatcGAGGAAGCCCATTTTATTCTCAGATTTTAAAGTTCTTAGAGGTGTGGGCTGCCTCATTCTCTTCCATGTATCCCTGGAGGTCTTACAAATTCTTGCTGCATTGAATGGAATGGTTCTGTTGCACCTGGAATCCTGCTGTAAACACATGCAtttttatctgtatatatataatctgaGCTACTTACTACTaccaattatatttttatggttATATTTGAGCTGTATGTGCTTCACTGTCTGGCTAGCTTGTTTTTGGAGATCAAACATATATCCTGTTTCTCTTGAGTTATACACAATGTAGGAATAATAAATGGGTGAGAGAGTAAcatttgcttgatttttttttttgatgcctttcccttctttcttctgtgtttacATGTTGCTAGGCAACCATGAAACTCCTTCCTCTGGAAATTTGCGTGAAGTGCCATTTCTCCCCTTTGTTACTGACCCAGTGGCCCTTGCCTAGCATGCTCTATCGGTTCCTCTTTGTTCCTTCCACTGTTCATATTGTTAGCCTAGGAGAATTAAGCATCTACCCCAATCTGAATGATCTCTCCACAGGAGAAGAATGATCTTCCTTATAGGAGGAAGTTCTCTTGGaacttttttaaaacactttttattttatattggagtatagctgattagccATTAActgaccatggggttgcaagatttagacacaacttagcgactaaaccaccaccagagcTGATTAAAGATGTTGAGATAggttcaggtgcacagcaaagggacacagccttacatatacatgtatccattctcccccaaacacctctcccatctaggctgccacgtAAGGcagagcagagttccatgtactatacaataggtccttgttggttatccattttaaatatagccatgtgtatatgtccatcccaaactccctagctaTCCCTTGAACACACAGGGAAATATAAGAGAGATagtgtttgttgtattttttaaatgcctagtAATATTattgtcattaattttttttacctACAGTCTAATTTCATTATGCTTTATGATGGTATTAATGGCAATCATTTATGAATGCTTATTTTGTATGAGTGCTGGGaccagaaaatttatttatttatatgctttATACATTGAATTCCTAAAATAACACTGCAAagtagaaactgaggcttagaggagTTTACTGAGGTCTCATGACCACTGTATAATATAATAGaattgggatgtgtgtgtgtgtgtgtgtgtgtgtgtgtgtgtgtctgtgtgtgtgtatgttagttgctcagttgtgtccaactctttgtgacctcatgtactgtacctaccaggctcctctgtccatggaattccccaggcaaaaatactggagtggatagccattcctttctccaggagatctctccaacccagggatcgaacctgggtctcctgcattgcaggcagattctttactgtctgagccacctgggaagccaagaatTGGGATACTTTAGTGCTATAATATGTAAACCAGTGTGATTATTGGTATAGGGATAGGTAAGTTCACCAGCAGACAATTCAGATAATAGTTACATGAAAAGTTATGTTTAATAAGTAAAGCATTTCAACTCAATGAGGGAAAAGATAGTCATTCAATAGTGTGGCAGCAAATATagagtaaacattttattttagattccagaCAGATGATCTTTAATGtaaatgttatttaatatttttaaagctccccaTTTTGGATAATTTaattttccagtatttttactCCATAAACATTGTCTTTACATTTTACAGAAATGTTAACTGTTTTCTCCCTATCTTTTTAGGTGTCATTGCAGACTATGTATGTATTATCCTTCAGCTCCCACAATTCAAAATCCATGTTTTCACTGGCCGTCTTAAGCCAGACTCAAAATACCGACTCATAATGGAAATAATTGTAAATTTGACTACAGAAAAATTTAAGaccttttaataaaattttttataaatgtaGGGATCACTGAAAtccttttcagttttaaaagggAAAAGCGATAATAAGATAAAAGCTAATATCTCTAGTGTATAAAGAGCTTCTACCAATCAGTAATAAAACTACAGATAAATTGATAGAATATTGATTAAATGACAAAAATAGATAAAGATTGCCAAGTAAACATGTGAAGTTTATCATCACTATTGACCAAGCTAAACAATAAGAGTTCTGCTATGAACACAGTTGCATAAGCCAATGTTTTCCCCCCTCCTTTCCCTGGAAATCACATAAAAGCAACAAGAAAGTTGAAAAACATTAtgaaaactacattttaaataaagctaaGAGACAGATAATCCAGAAATTTCAAATTATGCAGTATCACAGATGAGATCAGGTAGAgtcaagaaagaagacaaaaagaagtaTGAAGAGACATGAGAGGGCCCAGTGGGGACAGAGAAAATATTCCAGCAAAAACACACTCTTCAGAAAAGAGACAACTTGAAATGCAAAAGCCCCTTAGTATGCATGTGATAGCTGTCTATTGATGCATAACAAGTTGCCCCAACAGttactggcttaaaacaacctTACTACAAACTCTTAGCTCCTGTAGATAAGAAATCCAGGTCTATCATAACACCGTTGAGAATCTCAACTGTATTTTCTGGCTCTGGGTCTCTCACAGGCTACAGTCATCTCCAGGCTCAACTGGGAAGGAGCCACTTTCCAACTCACTCACAGAGCTTTTGGCAGGAGTCACTTACTCATGAGTTGTTGGACTGAGCCATAAGGTCCTCATGAGCTGTTGGCTGGAGCCCTCTTTAAGTTCCTGGCCACAGAACCCTCTCCTTAGACCAAAGTGAGCAAATGGGAAGGCAGAAGTTGTCAGCAAGAGAGAGAGTGCCAGCAAGACGGAAGTCACAGACCTTGTAACATAATTCATTATTTTCCTCATTATTGTTCAGAGGTAATAACCAACAGATTTGGTCAAAAAAAGTATGAGGAATgagaaaattacataaaattatgtttataaaggTAAGCACTAGAACAGAAAAGGCATACTTTTCTTAGAATTAATAGAGCCACAGA is part of the Ovis aries strain OAR_USU_Benz2616 breed Rambouillet chromosome 4, ARS-UI_Ramb_v3.0, whole genome shotgun sequence genome and encodes:
- the TAS2R60 gene encoding taste receptor type 2 member 60, whose protein sequence is MSGEDVVPGPQVVDKTALICIVILFLLFLVALVGNGLIIAALGSEWLLRRTLSPCDKLLVSLGTSRFCLQWVVISKNIYIFLNPATFLYSPVFQLLAVQWDFLNSATLWFSTWLSVFYCVKIATFTHPVFLWLKRNVSGLVPWMLLSSLGFSTFTTVLFFIGNQRMYQNYLRKGLQSWNVTRNAVRTYKRFYLFPLKIVTWTVPTVVFIAGTVLLITSLGRHTKKVFFSISGFHSSSAQAHIKALLAFISFAIFFTSSFLSLVLTASGMFPFREFRFWIWQIVIYLGTATHPIILLLSNRRLRALLGRGCSSAHGAS